The Streptomyces sp. HUAS CB01 genome has a segment encoding these proteins:
- the sucD gene encoding succinate--CoA ligase subunit alpha: MAIFLTKESKVIVQGMTGSEGQKHTRRMLASGTNVVGGVNPRKAGTTVDFDGTEVPVFGSVADAIKETGADVTVIFVPEKFTKDAVIEAIDAEIGLAVVITEGVAVHDTAQFWAYAGAKGNKTRIIGPNCPGLITPGQSNAGIIPADITKPGRIGLVSKSGTLTYQMMYELRDIGFSSCVGIGGDPIIGTTHIDALAAFEADPDTDLIVMIGEIGGDAEERAADFIKANVTKPVVGYVAGFTAPEGKTMGHAGAIVSGSSGTAQAKKEALEAAGVKVGKTPTETAKLAREILLG, translated from the coding sequence ATGGCTATCTTCCTCACCAAGGAATCCAAGGTCATCGTCCAGGGCATGACCGGCTCCGAGGGCCAGAAGCACACCAGGCGCATGCTGGCCTCCGGCACGAACGTCGTCGGTGGCGTGAACCCGCGCAAGGCGGGCACGACCGTCGACTTCGACGGGACCGAGGTCCCGGTCTTCGGCTCCGTCGCCGACGCCATCAAGGAGACCGGCGCCGACGTCACGGTCATCTTCGTCCCGGAGAAGTTCACCAAGGACGCGGTCATCGAGGCGATCGACGCCGAGATCGGCCTCGCCGTCGTGATCACCGAGGGCGTCGCGGTCCACGACACCGCTCAGTTCTGGGCGTACGCCGGTGCCAAGGGCAACAAGACCCGCATCATCGGCCCCAACTGCCCGGGTCTGATCACCCCCGGCCAGTCGAACGCCGGCATCATCCCGGCCGACATCACCAAGCCCGGCCGCATCGGTCTCGTGTCCAAGTCCGGCACGCTGACCTACCAGATGATGTACGAGCTCCGTGACATCGGCTTCAGCTCCTGCGTCGGCATCGGCGGTGACCCGATCATCGGCACCACCCACATCGACGCCCTGGCCGCCTTCGAGGCCGACCCGGACACCGACCTGATCGTGATGATCGGCGAGATCGGCGGCGACGCCGAGGAGCGCGCGGCCGACTTCATCAAGGCCAACGTGACCAAGCCGGTCGTCGGTTACGTCGCGGGCTTCACCGCCCCCGAGGGCAAGACCATGGGCCACGCCGGCGCCATCGTCTCCGGCTCCTCCGGCACCGCACAGGCCAAGAAGGAGGCCCTGGAGGCCGCGGGCGTGAAGGTCGGCAAGACCCCGACCGAGACCGCCAAGCTGGCGCGGGAGATCCTGCTCGGCTGA
- a CDS encoding helix-turn-helix domain-containing protein translates to MTKSAADSTEAAAPPLPSPKERRRLREAKALSEEQLAEALGVTRATVRAWETGRSDPRGRKREAYAKLLAAYEAELSARESLPEAGEEAGPAAAATGEERPGSPSPAPDRRRADGGRTGGTESSGDAAPTREGRDTPTESPAAGSRAPTRSTTGSSAAPPTTVATPTTGSSVASPTAAKTGSPAPTRSTTGGASGYPAASPAAGYRKAAAARPGASAPPPPPDPPRPYPKTAPVRTSAEHPEASGTTRQEASLGEETIGAARPAEPSGRPPVPDADGAALTAEQAFDELYARTAPDLVRQTLLLTGRQSLSREAVERAFHLAWQRWPEVAVDRDPSGWVRAAAYEYAMSPWHRLRRAHRRADPVASARPAAAAYPGGRTLREALLGLPPSYRRTLLLYDGLGLDLPDTAAETEASTPAAAHRLLHARAAVAEQIPELAEPDALQHELSDLVANLSAPRLASARSVRGGSERRAELWTRAAIGLTVLILGAAAVTMAVTEDHYEPPQAPGERVGGVPPRSGPEPWSKEDYRLRVQLRSHPGAGPARLVPLAR, encoded by the coding sequence ATGACGAAGAGCGCCGCGGACAGCACCGAAGCGGCCGCGCCTCCGTTGCCCTCGCCCAAGGAACGCCGCAGGCTGCGTGAGGCCAAGGCGCTGTCCGAGGAGCAGTTGGCGGAGGCCCTGGGCGTCACCAGGGCGACGGTCAGGGCCTGGGAGACCGGCCGCAGCGACCCCCGCGGGCGCAAGCGTGAGGCGTACGCGAAGCTGCTCGCCGCGTACGAGGCCGAGCTCTCGGCCCGGGAGTCCCTGCCCGAGGCCGGCGAGGAGGCCGGACCTGCGGCGGCCGCCACCGGCGAGGAGCGGCCCGGAAGCCCTTCGCCCGCTCCGGACCGGCGCCGTGCTGACGGCGGGCGCACCGGGGGGACGGAGAGTTCCGGGGATGCCGCTCCCACCAGGGAAGGCCGTGACACCCCCACCGAAAGTCCCGCCGCCGGGAGCCGCGCTCCCACGCGCTCCACGACCGGCAGCTCCGCCGCGCCCCCCACCACCGTCGCAACACCCACGACCGGCAGCTCCGTCGCGAGCCCCACCGCCGCGAAGACCGGGAGCCCCGCCCCCACGCGCTCCACCACCGGTGGTGCCTCCGGGTACCCGGCCGCGAGCCCCGCCGCCGGGTACCGGAAGGCGGCCGCGGCCCGGCCCGGTGCCTCCGCGCCACCTCCGCCGCCCGACCCCCCGCGCCCGTATCCCAAGACGGCCCCCGTCCGGACCTCCGCCGAGCACCCCGAAGCCTCGGGGACCACCCGGCAGGAAGCCTCCCTGGGGGAGGAGACCATCGGCGCCGCCCGCCCCGCGGAACCCTCCGGGCGGCCACCCGTCCCGGACGCGGACGGGGCCGCGCTGACCGCGGAGCAGGCCTTCGACGAGCTGTACGCCCGTACGGCCCCCGATCTCGTCCGTCAGACCCTGCTGCTCACCGGGCGGCAGTCGCTGTCCCGGGAGGCCGTCGAGCGCGCCTTCCACCTGGCCTGGCAGCGCTGGCCCGAGGTCGCCGTGGACCGGGATCCGTCGGGCTGGGTACGGGCGGCCGCGTACGAGTACGCCATGTCGCCCTGGCACCGTCTGCGCCGCGCCCACCGCCGCGCCGACCCCGTCGCGTCGGCCCGTCCGGCCGCCGCCGCGTACCCCGGCGGGCGCACGCTCCGCGAGGCACTGCTCGGGCTGCCGCCGTCGTACCGCCGCACGCTGCTCCTGTACGACGGCCTGGGCCTCGACCTTCCCGATACCGCTGCCGAGACCGAGGCGAGCACGCCGGCCGCCGCACACCGGCTGTTGCACGCCCGGGCGGCCGTCGCCGAGCAGATCCCCGAACTGGCCGAGCCCGACGCACTCCAGCACGAGCTGAGCGATCTGGTGGCCAACCTGTCGGCGCCGAGGCTCGCCTCGGCCCGCTCGGTGCGCGGCGGCAGCGAGCGCCGGGCCGAGCTCTGGACGCGCGCCGCGATCGGGCTCACCGTCCTGATCCTCGGCGCAGCAGCCGTGACCATGGCCGTCACCGAGGACCACTACGAGCCGCCGCAGGCACCCGGCGAGCGGGTGGGCGGCGTGCCGCCGCGGAGCGGTCCCGAGCCCTGGTCGAAGGAGGACTACCGGCTGCGGGTCCAGCTCCGTTCGCATCCCGGCGCCGGTCCGGCGCGCCTCGTCCCGCTGGCCCGCTGA